A single genomic interval of Marmota flaviventris isolate mMarFla1 chromosome 14, mMarFla1.hap1, whole genome shotgun sequence harbors:
- the LOC114099511 gene encoding regenerating islet-derived protein 3-gamma-like isoform X2 gives MLTPMALPSMSWMLLSCLMLLSQVQGEDTQEEQASPRIRCPKGSKAYASYCYALFTTPKSWIDADGQEPNGAGWEWSSTDVLNYANWERNPSTASDRGYCGGVSRNSGFLRWRDYSCDRVLPYVCKFKG, from the exons ATGCTGACTCCCATGGCCCTGCCCAGCATGTCCTGGATGCTGCTTTCCTGCCTCATGCTCCTGTCTCAGGTGCAAG GTGAAGACACTCAGGAGGAACAGGCCTCTCCACGCATCAGGTGTCCCAAAGGCTCCAAGGCCTATGCCTCCTACTGCTATGCCTTATTTACCACACCAAAATCCTGGATAGATGCAGAT GGACAAGAACCCAATGGTGCTGGATGGGAGTGGAGCAGCACTGATGTGCTGAATTACGCAAACTGGGAGAGGAATCCTTCCACTGCTTCAGACCGTGGTTATTGTGGGGGCGTGTCACGAAACTCAG GATTTCTGAGGTGGAGAGACTACAGCTGTGATAGAGTGTTACCCTATGTCTGCAAGTTCAAGGGCTAA
- the LOC114099511 gene encoding regenerating islet-derived protein 3-gamma-like isoform X1, translated as MMLTPMALPSMSWMLLSCLMLLSQVQGEDTQEEQASPRIRCPKGSKAYASYCYALFTTPKSWIDADLACQKRSEGHLASVLSGAEASFVSSLVKSVANSYSYVWIGLHDPTLGQEPNGAGWEWSSTDVLNYANWERNPSTASDRGYCGGVSRNSGFLRWRDYSCDRVLPYVCKFKG; from the exons ATGATGCTGACTCCCATGGCCCTGCCCAGCATGTCCTGGATGCTGCTTTCCTGCCTCATGCTCCTGTCTCAGGTGCAAG GTGAAGACACTCAGGAGGAACAGGCCTCTCCACGCATCAGGTGTCCCAAAGGCTCCAAGGCCTATGCCTCCTACTGCTATGCCTTATTTACCACACCAAAATCCTGGATAGATGCAGAT TTGGCCTGCCAGAAGCGGTCTGAAGGACACCTTGCGTCTGTGCTCAGTGGGGCTGAAGCCTCCTTTGTGTCCTCCTTGGTCAAGAGCGTTGCGAACAGCTACTCATATGTCTGGATTGGGCTCCATGATCCCACGCTT GGACAAGAACCCAATGGTGCTGGATGGGAGTGGAGCAGCACTGATGTGCTGAATTACGCAAACTGGGAGAGGAATCCTTCCACTGCTTCAGACCGTGGTTATTGTGGGGGCGTGTCACGAAACTCAG GATTTCTGAGGTGGAGAGACTACAGCTGTGATAGAGTGTTACCCTATGTCTGCAAGTTCAAGGGCTAA